The Phyllopteryx taeniolatus isolate TA_2022b chromosome 14, UOR_Ptae_1.2, whole genome shotgun sequence genome has a window encoding:
- the LOC133489364 gene encoding gamma-crystallin N-A-like, protein MSQSSGKIVLYEGKNFTGRKLEVCSSCDNFQERGLVNRVNSARVESGAFVCFDHPDFKGQQYVLERGEYPEFQRWSAHNDHMGSCRPIRMHGEHYRLEVFEGDNFSGQHVELNQDCPLLQAKGLTKSCIKSLKVYGDGAWVLYEEPNYRGRMYVVERGSFGSHTEWQADNPKIQSVRRVANYF, encoded by the exons ATGTCTCAGAGCTCAGGAAAG ATCGTGCTGTACGAGGGCAAGAACTTCACAGGCCGCAAGCTGGAGGTGTGCAGCAGCTGCGACAACTTCCAGGAGCGCGGCCTGGTCAACCGCGTCAACTCCGCGCGAGTGGAGAGCGGTGCCTTCGTGTGCTTCGACCACCCAGACTTCAAGGGCCAGCAGTACGTGTTGGAGCGTGGCGAGTACCCCGAATTCCAGCGCTGGAGCGCCCACAACGACCACATGGGCTCCTGCCGTCCAATCAGAATG CACGGCGAGCACTACAGGCTGGAGGTGTTTGAGGGCGACAACTTCAGCGGCCAGCACGTGGAGCTGAACCAAGACTGTCCCTTGCTGCAAGCCAAAGGCCTGACAAAGAGCTGCATCAAGTCCCTCAAGGTGTACGGAGACGGAGC TTGGGTGCTGTACGAGGAGCCCAACTACCGCGGTCGCATGTACGTGGTGGAGCGAGGAAGTTTCGGCAGCCACACCGAGTGGCAGGCGGACAATCCCAAGATCCAATCTGTTCGCAGGGTCGCCAACTACTTCTAA
- the ly97.3 gene encoding CD59 glycoprotein: MKLLLLALSVALLLAAGEALNCHRCVSRVAGEECELTVETCRPEKDGCAVAKFLRAPYGFYQKCMAMEDCMMLMKNSFIRIKCCHSDMCNIAF; this comes from the exons ATGAAGTTGTTGCTGTTGGCTTTAAGCGTCGCGCTGTTATTGGCTGCAG GTGAAGCTCTCAACTGCCATCGCTGCGTTTCCAGAGTGGCCGGCGAGGAGTGCGAGCTCACTGTGGAGACGTGCAGACCCGAGAAAGACGGCTGCGCCGTCGCCAAGTTCCTCCGAGCGCCAT ATGGCTTCTACCAGAAGTGCATGGCCATGGAAGACTGCATGATGCTGATGAAGAACAGCTTCATCCGCATCAAATGTTGCCACAGTGACATGTGCAATATtgctttttaa